The genomic segment CGACCTTGGCCAGGCGGATCTCGTCTTTGGCGCGGTTGGCGAGGTACTCGGTGTAGGTGCCCTTGTATTCCTCCATGGCGCCGAGGCTGGCGTCGTCGTATCGGTCGAGATGCAACACGCGCGTGATGGCTTCGTCGAGCAGGTCGAGGTCGTGGCTGATCACCAACAGCGCGCCCCGATAACCACGCATGAAGCCCAACAGCCACTCCTTGGCATCGCTGTCCAGGTGGTTGGTGGGCTCATCAAGGAGAAGGACGTCGCTGCCGGCGAAGAGGATCCGGGCAATCTCCACCCGGCGCCGCTGCCCGCCCGAGAGTGCCCCCACCGGCAGTTCGAGGCGGTCGGCTTCGAGACCCAGGCCCGCCGCGATGCGCAGCGCTTCGCTCTCCGCTGAATACCCGCCATCCACGCGAAACTGCTCTTCGGCCCGGGCGAACCGCTCGACGGCTCGCTCCGAAGGGTCTTCCTCCATCTGCAGCCGGAGTTTTTCAATGCGGGTCATGGCTTCGTCGAACCCGCGACCGGACAAGATGTGGCGGATAGCGGGCATCTGATCGTCAACGCCGTCGAGGCGCGGGTCCTGAGGGAGGTACCCGAGCCCCCCGGTGCGGTTCACCACGCCGGCGAAGGGGTCGGAGACACCGCCGAGCACCTTGAGCAGGCTGGTCTTGCCCGCTCCGTTGCGGCCTACCAAGCCCACCTTGTCCCGGGCGCGAATCGAGAAACTGACCCCGTCCATGATGACGGAGCCTCCAACCTCTACGGCGAGTTCTCGAACCTGCAGCACCTCACCATGGTCACAGTCGCCCACTCCGTTGACCAACTCGTTAGGTTTGATCGCTATGGCGTTGGCCTCAGAATCCCGGGCCGCACTCCTCGTGGTGGCGGCCGCCACCCTCTGGGGAACCAACGGCACCGCGCAGGCCTTGGGCCCCGCCGGGGCCAGTCCGATCGCGGTGGGCGCCACCCGCACGGTGGTGGGCACGGTCGTGCTCGTGGTCATCGCGGCCAGCCGAGGTCGTCTGTGGGCCGGAGCTCGCCACCTCCAGCGCCGACCACTCGTGCTGGCCGCGCTGGCCATCAGTAGCTACCAACTCTGCTTCTTCGGGGGCGTGCGGTTGGCCGGAGTGGCCATCGGCACGGTGGTGGGGGTGGGGTCGGGGCCGCTGTGGGGTGGACTAGTGGGCTGGTTCGGTCGCGGCGAACGGCCGACGCCGCGCTGGGGCATCGCCACGGTCTTGGCGTTGCTGGGCGCCACTTTGCTCGCCACCACCAAGACCAACGGAGTCCGGGTGAACCCGGTGGGGATTGCGCTGGCGGTGGGGGCCGGGGCGAGTTACGCCCTGTTCACCCTTTGGTCCAAGACTCTCACCGACCACCACGACCCCGACCTGGTGATGACCTGGGCCTTTCTGCTCAGCGCCATACTGCTGCTCCCCCTCGGCCTGGCAGCCGGCATTGGCCCGATGTGGTCGGGCGTGGGCGTGGCGATGGCGCTGTGGCTTGGGTTGATGAGCCTCGCGGTGGCCTACTTGCTGTTCGGACGGGGCATCGCGGTGGTGGCGGTAGCCACGGCCACCACCTTGTCCCTCGCCGACCCTCTCACGGCATCGGTGTTGGGGGTGATTGTCCTCCACGAAGAACTCACCCGCTCGCACCTGGCCGGGATGGCTTTGGTGCTGGCGGGCATGGGGGCCCTCACGCTCAGCGTGCCACCCATCCTCCGTCGATCGTAAGGGTCTGACCGGTCATGTAAGACGAGGCATCACTGGCCAGAAACAACAATCCGCCGTCGAGTTCGTGGGCGTCGCCAGCACGGGCCATCGGACAGTTGCGCCGCATGAACTGATTGGCGCTTTCGTCGCTAAACATCAGTTCGGTCATCTCCGAGGGGAACCAACCGGGAGCCAACGCGTTGACCCGTACGCCCTTGCGCGCCCACTGCACCGCCAGTTCCCGCGTGAGGTTCACCACCGCTCCCTTGGTGGCGCAATAGGAGGCCTGCTTGATCGGAGCCGAGGCCACCTGGCCGAGCACCGATGCGATGTTGATGATCGAACCCGACCTCGCTTCGATCATGTGGCGGCCCGCCAGTTGGCTCAGCAGAAACAGAGCGTTCAGGTTCACATCCACCACGCGACGAAAGTCCTGGATTGCCTCGTCCTCGGCGGCCACGGGAAAACCGAGTCCGGCGTTGTTCACCAACACATCAAGATGACCTTCCCGAGCCACCGCCGCCGCGATGAGTTGCTCACAGTCATGGTCGATGGACACATCGCAGGTCATCGGGACGAGGCGATCACCGAGTTCGGCGGCGAGGGCTTCCAACCGGTCCGTGCGCCGGGCCGCTGCCACTACCGTGGCGCCCGCCGCGTGCAGCACGCGAGCGAAGCGGTCACCGAGACCGCTGGAGGCTCCGGTAACAACGGCGACGCGTCCGTCGAGACGAAACGGGGCAGTGAGATCAATGGTGCTCATGGCCCAGAACTTACGAGGTGGCGAGGGCAGGGGGAGGAGTCGTGGCAGGCTGAAGCCATGAAGGTGCGCATCGGGTACGGGCTGGGCACGCGGGCCTCGTGCGATGCGGAGGGGTTCTCCACCCTGGTCACCAGCTTGGAAAACCACCGATTCGACTCGCTTTGGCTGTCGGAACGGGTGGGGAGCCACTGTCCCGATCCCATCGTGGGGCTCAGCATCGCGGCGGGGTTGACCAGCAAGATCAAACTCGGCTTCTCCGTGTTGGTCGTACCCGGCCGCAACCCGATGCTCCTGGCCAAACAACTCGCCACCCTTGACCGCCTGGCGCACGGACGCCTGTTGTCAGCGTTCGGCCTTGGAGCGGTGGATCCCGGCGAGCAGCAGGCCTTCGGAGTAGCGCGAGGAGATCGCGCCAACATTTTCAACGAGGTGCTCCCTCTCCTGCGGCGGTTCTGGGCGGGCGAGACTGTGGACCATGACGGCGCCGCCTACCGCTACCTCCAGGCGGTGGTGCGACCCGTTCCCCTGCAGGACCCGTTGGAGATCTGGTTGGGTGGCATCGCTCCGTCGGAAATGAAGCGGTGCGGTCGCTTGGGCGACGGGTGGCTTCCGTCGTTCTGCACAGCCGAGGACGTGCAGAAGGGCATCGCGGTGATCCAGGCCACCGCCGCCGACCACGGCCGCGTCCTTGACCCGGAGCATTTCGGCGCCGTGTTGCCCTACTGCCACGGTCCCATTCCCGACCCGGTAGTGGCCGGTCTGGCCGCCCGGCGGCCCGATGTTCACCCAAGCCGGGTGGTCGCCAGCGGACTGGACCGCCTGCGGGAAATGATTGGTGAACACATCGAGGCGGGCGGATCGAAGTTCGTCGTGATTCCCCTGGCCGAACCAGACCACTGGGAACCGCACCTCACCGAGGTGGCCGAAGCCCTCCTTCCCCTGCAGAACTAATCGCCTCGGGCTCAACGAAACCGCCCTCGCTCAACCCACGCCAGACACCCTGCGAGCACTCGCGAAGCGCTACGGCGTTCGCTACCTCGTCGTCGACAAGATCAACGGCAGCGCCGCCGACCTGACCGCGCTGGCGAGCCTCACCACCCCCGTCTACGAGGCCGCCGGGGTATCCGTCTTCGCGCTCGGTGAGCCCTCGCCGGCCTAGCGGCTCCATGGACTGAGCAATCCATCCGGAACGAGCGGACTCACGCGCACCCCAGCGGCGGGTATACCTGCCGCCGCGATGGCAGATCGGGTAGTCAGCTCTTCCGAGGAGTTCGCGGCGCCACCGGGGGTCGGGCGCTCGATGTGCGGTGCCCGGGGTGGGATTCGAACCCACATGTCGCCAAAGCGACAGAGGGGTTTAAGCCCTCCGCGTCCACCATTTGCGCCACCCGGGCGGGGGCTACTACCTCAGGCTAGGGCCTCATCCACGCCGACCAGCGCGCCGTCGCCGCGTAAGTGGTGTTGGTGGCCGTCACTGAAGAGAAGTAGCGCAGGGCCCGCCAGGACAAGACCGTCGGGAGTGTGGGCGTGCAGATGGTGGCGACCAGGGGGAACGTGGCGCCGATCCGGTGTAGTCACGGTGGCCTCCCAGTCGTTGGGACCAGGGCGATGGTCGCCTTCCCGCAGGACCACGAAGAGATCGGCGTAGGTCACCTCGACGGGGACATCGTTGATCGCCAGGTCGCAGAGCAGGAGGCGCCAAGACTTCACCCGAGAACCGTACCGGGCGAAGTCATGCCGCTTGTTCGTCGCGTTCGGGGGGCGACTCCAGAGCCCGCCACAACTCAGCTCTCGCCCGATCCGAGGCCGGGCTCACCAGGCCATTGGTGGCGACAATGCCCTCCACGAGATCGGACTGCACGGCGGGCCAGGGTCGACCCCGCACCACTACCGCCACCGTGGCCCCACCAGGCCACCGCGTGATTGATCGTTGCACCCCAACGAGTCGGGGAGGGCTGCGGAACCCGGGCACCACGAGACCAAGAGAACGGGCGGAAGCGGCCAGGACGTGGACGGCCCGAGCGAAGTTGAGCGAGGAGGACTGCATCACCGTTCCATTCAACCTCGCAGGTGTGACAGTCTCCCGGCGTGGATCACGATGCTCCCGCTCCCGCGCTCAACCCCGCCCAGAGCGCGGTGATGGCCGTGCTAGGTGCCCGTCCCCACGAACGTCCTGCGTTCGACCCCCGCCTTCGTTACGAACTACGGAAGCAACTCGAAGACGCTCTCACCCCCGTGGCCGAGCGCATCCCCGCCGGGGAAACACTGTGGCTGTCGAAATACCTCCTCGGCCTCGTGCACGGATGCGAAGGGCTGTTCCTGGCCCAAGACGGCGCACCGTTTGCCTGGTCGCCCGCCACCGTGCGCGGCACCATCTCCCACAAGGCCATCGAGTTGTCGATCGCCTGGCGGGGCGATCCTGCCGCGGGGGAACTCGTGGACGCCGCTCTCGCCAACCTGATCGCCAGTACCGACAGCATCAGCGACTACCTCACTGCCCTCACCGACGGCGAACAAGCCGAGGTGCGCGGCGAGGCCACCGAGCGGGTGAATCTGTTCCTTGAGTGCTTTCCCCCGCTCGAACCCCGCTGGCGACCGGTGGCGGAGAGTCGCCTGCGGGCGGACCTGAACGGCGACCGGATCGTACTGGCGGGCAAGGTGGACCTCAGCGTGGGACGAGCCCACGGCACCCAGGCCGGCAAGGTCCTCATCGACCTAAAAACCGGCGGCTTCGCCCCCCACCATCATGAGGACCTCCGGTTCTACGCCCTCATCGAGACGCTTCGGCTCGGCGTGCCGCCCCGGCTGTTGGCGAGCTACTACCTCGACGGGGCTCGCCTGCAGGAAGAAGTGGTCACCCTCGACACCCTCGGTTCCACCGTGGAGCGAGTGGTGGCGGCGGCGGGTCTCATTGTCGCCTTGCGTCACGATGGCCGCCCACCGGTGCTGAAACCGGGCCTGCAGTGTCGCTGGTGCCCTCAGCGGAGCACCTGCGACGTCGGGCAGCAGCACCTCAGAGAGCACGACGATGCGAGCGGCTGGTGATCACACCGCTGTCAAGAACTACCATCAGCACCGATGGCGCCGTCGGAGAAACCCACCAAAACGGCCACCAAAGCTCGCCGGGTAGTGAAGCTCCCGGTTCCCGCTGAAGCCCGCACGCCCTCGGTGGCGCTCGTAGCGGTGCCATCGCAGCCGGAAGCCGACCAGCATGGTGATCTGCGATGCTCCGATGTAGACGAGTGGGGCCGCTCGGCCAAGAGCCGAGAGCTAGCACGACGGATCTACGGCCCGCTGTACCGCAGTTGGCACCGCGTGGAATGGGACGGCCTCGACAAGATCCCCACCAGCGGCGGTGCGCTGTTGGTATCGAACCATGCGGGTGCCATTCCCGCCGACGCCCCCGCCATCATGCACGGCATCGAAGAAGAAATCGGCCGCCCGGTGTACGGCCTAGCCGACGAGATGTTCAAGCGACTACCAATCGCCGGCACGTTGTGGGCCCGCACCGGTGGAGTACTCGCCCACCCCGACAACGCCTATCGGTTACTGCGGGAGCAGCAACAGTTGGCCCTGGTGTTCCCTGAGGGCACCAAAGGCACCGGCAAGTACTACCGCGATCGGTACCAACTCCGACGCTTCGGGCGCGGCGGGTTCGTGCAGATCGCCATGCGGGCCGGGGTGCCGATCGTGCCGATTGCGGTGGTGGGGGCCGAGGAGGCCATGCCGATCCTTTGGAAGAACACTCCCCTGGCCAAAGTGCTTGGCCTCCCCTACGCCCCGATCACCGCCAACATGCTCGCCTTTGCCGCCCTCGGCCCCCTCGGGGCGCTGCTCCCTCTTCCGGCCAAAATCAAGATACGGGTACTCGACCCGGTCACGTTCGATGTGGAACCCGATCAACCCCGCTATTCGCGAAGCCTCGTAATGGACGAGTCCGAACACATCCGCCAACACATCCAAGATGCCCTGTTGGACATGCTGCGCGACCGCAAATCTGTTTGGTTCGGCTGAAGGGCCCACGATGGGAAAGCGCGTCCTCATCACCGGCCTCGGCACCTTCTGGGGTAGTCGGCTAGCCCAAGCCCTGGAAGCGGACCCCAACGTCGATGTGATCGTGGGCCTCGACCGCAACGCACCCAACATCCCCCTGGAGCGCACCGAATACGTGCGCAGCGATGAGAGCTACTCGATCCTCAGCCGCATCGTGAAGGCCGCCCGAATCGACACGATCGTGCACACCTTCCTCGTGATGGATTCCACTCAGATGAGCTCCCGCCAAATCCACGAGATCAACGTCATCGGAACCATGAACCTCTTCGCCGCCGCCTCGGCTCCGGGCAGTACCGTGCGCAACGTGGTGGTGAAATCGTCCACCCTCGTGTACGGCGCCCACCCCAAAGACCCGGTGTGGTTCTCTGAAGAAAGCCGGCGGGCGGGGGTGCCGGTTCAGATGGTGGAACGCAGCCTCTTGGAGGTGGAGAGTTACGTACGCGACTTTGCCGTGGACAACCCGCAGATCGCCGTCGCCATGCTGCGGTTCTCCAACGTTCTCGGCCCCGACATCACCACCCCTCTGGCCAAGGCCCTCGATCTGCCGCTGGTACCGCGCATGTTCGGGTTCGACCCGCGTTTCCAGTTCGTGCACGAAACGGACGTGGTGCGAGCGATCCTTTTCGTCCTTGACCGCGAGATCCAAGGCACCTTCAACGTTGCCGGCGACGGCCTCCTGCCCTGGAGCGAGGTGGCTGCCCTCTGCGGCAAACGCACCATTCCCCTCTCCCCCTGGGGTCTTGGGTTGCTCAGCGCCCCGATCAGACGCCTGGGCATCGAGCTACCCCCTGAGTTGATCGACCTGCTGCGCCACGGCCGGGGCGTGGACAATCGCCGTCTCAAACAACGCGGCTTCGCTTACGACTTCACCTCGGCCGGAACGGTGACCGACTTTGTCGGATCACTGCGCGTCAGCGCCATGACCGGAGTGACCGGTGCGGCCTACCAGTACGAACGCGACGTGGAACAGTTCTTCCGCCATAGCCCCGCCGTGGTCCATCCCGACTGATCGCCGCGCGCCCTGCCCCACCCGAGGGCAGGGTTGCCCCGAGCGTCAGTTGCCGTTCGAGGACCAGTGCCAGGGTTCGCTGGGCAGGTTGTAGAAGCCGTAGCCCCCCGCGTTGGCCGCCAGCCACCGAAAACAGGGACTACTGCGAGAACTAATGGCCCCGCCACCGTTGCAGGTGAAGTCCACCGCCAGACCGCGTTCGTGCATGGACGAGCCGGGGGGCGCCGTGGGGGGACTGCACTGAGAGGACGGCATCTGATAAATCGCGTAGTCGCTGGTGCCGCAGTGGGCGCGACGCAAGGCGATCTGCGCGGACGAACTGCGGTAACCCCCACCGCAAAGGGCGTTGCCCGCCGCCGAGGCGGCGTTGATCATTGACCGCAGGCGCCCGGTAACCGAGGTCGCCACGGTGATTGAGCCGCCATTAGGGCAGGCCACCGAACCTAGGCCGGGGTTGAGCGATCCCCCACCGCCGCCGCTGGGGGGGCGACCACCGCCGGTGGCGCCGGTGTTTTGCCGGGCGAGGTCAGCTTGATCGTTACGAATCTGCTGGGACAAGGTGGCGTCGATGTCGGCGAGGTTCTCGGCCTCCGCGAGCGCCCGATCGAGGCGACTCTGCACCTGATTGGCGTAGGCGGTTTGTTGCTCGAGCGCCGAGGTGAGCTCACCCAGACGACCTTCCTCGGCGGCCTTCTTGGCTTTGGCCTGAGCCGCGGCGTCGACGGCCAGCGCCCGTTCCACCTCGAGGTCCTCCTCGGCGGCGCCGAGACGATCAAGGAGGTCGTCGTCGTTGGTGTTCTGCAGTTCCAGTAGGGCCCGCTTCTCGGCGGCCTCCCCCGGGTCGTCGGAGTCGAGGGCGGCGAGCGCATCGTCGGAAGGCGGATGCACGAACGCCTCGACGGCGAACTCGCGGATGTCCTCGCGCAGGAGGGCAATCTCGGCCGTCTTGGCCTCCACCGCCGCAGTAGCTTCGGCGAGAGCCTGATCGGCTTGGACGGCGGCTCGCTGGGCTTCGACAAACAGTGCCCGCTGACCGGCCACGTTGTCTTGCAGATCCGCAAGCGCCCGTGACACCTCCGCGTCGCTGGCTCGCAGGGCATCCACTTTGGTAGCCACCTGGGCCTTTTCAGCGCGTACCCGTTCCCGTTGGGCCGAGGGACTCTCGGTGGCCTTCTGAGCCAATCCCACCAGCGGGGTTGAAACCAGAGCGACGGCCAACACCACCCCAAGGGCGGCAACAACAGATCTCGGGGACAACGAACGGGAACCCATACACCTCACCTGGGGTTTATTCACACGAGCCACAGCACCCCCATCGTCCCCGCGTGCAACACGCACCACAAGTCCGGGAGGGCAACAGAAATACTATAGTCGGTAAACTGTAACAATTACAGGACCCAAAGTCACACCAGCGCCACTCGCAGTGCCAAACTGCCCCTATGTCCCTTCTGCACACTGAAATCGCCGACGGCGTCGCCACCGTCACCCTCAGCGACCCCGATCGCCGCAACGCCCTCACCCTCCCCATGGTGGTGGAGATCACCGAACGGTTTGACGAACTCGAAGCCCAGGCCAGCGTCGGCGCCGTCATCATCACTGGATCGGCACCGGCCTTTTGTGCCGGCGCCGACCTATCCCATCTCAGTGATGCATCCGGAGGCGAAGCCGAGGTGGGCCTCCGCGCCATTTACGAAGGCTTCTTGCGGATCGGGCGCTCCCCGCTTCCCACCATCGCAGCGGTAAATGGTGCGGCGGTGGGCGCGGGGATGAACCTCGCCCTTGTCTGTGATGTGCGACTCGCCGCCACCAGTGCCCGCTTCGACACGCGCTTCCTCAACCTCGGTCTGCACCCCGGGGGAGGACACACCTGGATGGCCCACCGTATTGCTGGTCCGCAGACGGTGGCCGCCACCGTATTGTTCGGCGAGATACTCAACGGCGCAGAGGCGGAACGGGTAGGGCTGGTGTGGAAATGCCTACCCGACGATGAACTACTCAACTACGCCCGGTTGATGGCCGGGCGCGCCGCCTCGGTTCCTGGCGAACTTCTCCGCCGCACCAAAGCCACCCTGGCCGATGTCCCGACCATCACCGACCATCCCGCCGCCGTGGACCGCGAACTCGTGCCCCAGGTGTGGTCGCTGGAACAACCAACCTTCCAGACTCGCGTGGCTGCCCTTCAGGCCAAAATCTCCTCGAACTAGCCGCGCCCCTCAGTCGATCCAGGTGGCCGCCAGTGCGTCACGGCGATCGACCCACTCCTCCGACGTGATGGCGAAGCGAATGTGGTCCTCCCAGATCCCGTTGATCTCCAAGTAGCGCAGGGCAACCCCTTCGTCACGGATCTCCAGTTTTTCCGTGACCCGCCGACTGGCCAGGTTGCGAGGAATGATCGAGATCTGGATTCGGTGCAGGTTCAGTTGCTCAAAGGCGTGCTGGCACAGCAACACGAGCGCCTCGGGCATGTAGCCCTGCCCGGCGCGGGCTTGGTCGATCCAGTAGCCCAGGTAGGCACTCTGAAACGGTCCTCGCTGCACGATGGACAGGTTGAGTTCGCCGGCGAAGAAGCCATCGACGAACAGTCCGAAGCCGTGGCTGGTGCCGAGTTGCCGCTCGCGGTCACGAGCACCGCAGCGCGCCGCGAAGGCGGCCCGATCGCGCACCGGATCGGGGGCCCCGGCCAGCGAGGCCGGCTCCCACTTCACCAACCAGTCGCAGTTGCGCTGACGAACCTCGGACCACGCGGGAAAGTCCTCCCGCACCAAGGGACGCAACACCACCCGGCGGCTGATCAGGGTGCTCATGCCCCTGATCCTGCCGTATCCGAAACGATGGAGGCGACAAGACCATCGAGGATGTCGGCGACTGACACCGATAACTCGTCGATCCCGAGCGTGCGCATGAAGGCCACCAAGATGCAGCAGCCGCCCACGATCACATCAGCCCGCTCCCGATCGAGGCCCGGATTGTGCACACGATCCTTCGGCGCTTCGGTAGCCAGGGTGCGAAACACGTCCTCGGCGGCCGCCCGAGTGAGCACAAAGTGGTGGAGGGCATCGCGGTCCCACTGCGCCAACCCGATCTCCACCGCCGCCACCGTAGTGATGGTGCCGGCAAGGCCCACCACCTTTCGTGCGGCGGTGGCCGGCGGCACCTCTCGAATCAGATCGTCAAAGAAATCCGACGCCTCCGCGATGGCATTGGACAACTCTTCGGGCGCGGGCGGATCAGTGGTGAAGTGCTTCTCGGTGAGGCGCACACAGCCCAGGTCAAAAGAGCGGACGGCGTCGAGGGTGCGGCTACCAACCATGCACTCGGTGGAACCACCGCCGATATCGACCACCAAGAACGGCCCTTCCGCCAGGTCCAGATCGGCCGTGGAGCCCGCAAAGGCAAGCGCGCCCTCCTCCGCCCCACTGAGCACCTCCACTGGCATGCCAACCGCGGCGGCCGCCGCTACGAAGTCTTCGGCATTGGCGGCATCGCGCACTGCGGAGGTGGCAACCACTCGCAGTGTTTCCACCCCGTGGGCGTCCATAATGCCCCGGTAGTCTCGCAGCGAGGCCACGGTGCGCTCCATGGCCGCCGGGTCCAGTCGACCGTTGCGGCCCACCCCCTGGCCCAACCGGGTGATCGTCATCCGCCGTTCCACGGTGGTGAGTCCGTGGCGAATCAACAATCGCGTGGAGTTGGTTCCACAATCGATAGCGGCGAGCAGAGGCACCGCCTGACGCTACCGGTGGGAACGCCGACCCGCGCGGCCCGCCCGGGGGGAACCCGGCGGTGCTTAGGTCGCCTGGAGGAGATGCTCCTCAACCCACTGGCCCACGGGATCGTCACCGCCGGCGAGATGCCAGGCGTAGTGCGCGTGGAGACACTTCACCCCCACCCGGGTGCCCCCCACCCCGCCGCGGGGCCGATGGCCGGTGTGGCCCGGGGGTACGGCCGCATCGCGTTCGGCGGCGTATCGGGCGTGCGCCACCACCAAGATGGCGGGGTCGATCTCCGCTTCGGCCCGGTTCACTCCCCCGGCGGCTTCTAGTCGTGAAACACGAGTGCGTTCGGGTTCGCCTACCAACCAGTAACGGGTGGGCATGGGCGTGCCGTCGTGGAGTAGCGGAGCGTTTTGCAGCACCACCGGCGAACCGTCGTCGT from the Acidimicrobiia bacterium genome contains:
- a CDS encoding EamA family transporter, with the translated sequence MMTEPPTSTASSRTCSTSPWSQSPTPLTNSLGLIAMALASESRAALLVVAAATLWGTNGTAQALGPAGASPIAVGATRTVVGTVVLVVIAASRGRLWAGARHLQRRPLVLAALAISSYQLCFFGGVRLAGVAIGTVVGVGSGPLWGGLVGWFGRGERPTPRWGIATVLALLGATLLATTKTNGVRVNPVGIALAVGAGASYALFTLWSKTLTDHHDPDLVMTWAFLLSAILLLPLGLAAGIGPMWSGVGVAMALWLGLMSLAVAYLLFGRGIAVVAVATATTLSLADPLTASVLGVIVLHEELTRSHLAGMALVLAGMGALTLSVPPILRRS
- a CDS encoding SDR family oxidoreductase, which gives rise to MSTIDLTAPFRLDGRVAVVTGASSGLGDRFARVLHAAGATVVAAARRTDRLEALAAELGDRLVPMTCDVSIDHDCEQLIAAAVAREGHLDVLVNNAGLGFPVAAEDEAIQDFRRVVDVNLNALFLLSQLAGRHMIEARSGSIINIASVLGQVASAPIKQASYCATKGAVVNLTRELAVQWARKGVRVNALAPGWFPSEMTELMFSDESANQFMRRNCPMARAGDAHELDGGLLFLASDASSYMTGQTLTIDGGWVAR
- a CDS encoding LLM class flavin-dependent oxidoreductase; the protein is MKVRIGYGLGTRASCDAEGFSTLVTSLENHRFDSLWLSERVGSHCPDPIVGLSIAAGLTSKIKLGFSVLVVPGRNPMLLAKQLATLDRLAHGRLLSAFGLGAVDPGEQQAFGVARGDRANIFNEVLPLLRRFWAGETVDHDGAAYRYLQAVVRPVPLQDPLEIWLGGIAPSEMKRCGRLGDGWLPSFCTAEDVQKGIAVIQATAADHGRVLDPEHFGAVLPYCHGPIPDPVVAGLAARRPDVHPSRVVASGLDRLREMIGEHIEAGGSKFVVIPLAEPDHWEPHLTEVAEALLPLQN
- a CDS encoding acyltransferase family protein — its product is MAPSEKPTKTATKARRVVKLPVPAEARTPSVALVAVPSQPEADQHGDLRCSDVDEWGRSAKSRELARRIYGPLYRSWHRVEWDGLDKIPTSGGALLVSNHAGAIPADAPAIMHGIEEEIGRPVYGLADEMFKRLPIAGTLWARTGGVLAHPDNAYRLLREQQQLALVFPEGTKGTGKYYRDRYQLRRFGRGGFVQIAMRAGVPIVPIAVVGAEEAMPILWKNTPLAKVLGLPYAPITANMLAFAALGPLGALLPLPAKIKIRVLDPVTFDVEPDQPRYSRSLVMDESEHIRQHIQDALLDMLRDRKSVWFG
- a CDS encoding NAD-dependent epimerase/dehydratase family protein, which codes for MPCWTCCATANLFGSAEGPTMGKRVLITGLGTFWGSRLAQALEADPNVDVIVGLDRNAPNIPLERTEYVRSDESYSILSRIVKAARIDTIVHTFLVMDSTQMSSRQIHEINVIGTMNLFAAASAPGSTVRNVVVKSSTLVYGAHPKDPVWFSEESRRAGVPVQMVERSLLEVESYVRDFAVDNPQIAVAMLRFSNVLGPDITTPLAKALDLPLVPRMFGFDPRFQFVHETDVVRAILFVLDREIQGTFNVAGDGLLPWSEVAALCGKRTIPLSPWGLGLLSAPIRRLGIELPPELIDLLRHGRGVDNRRLKQRGFAYDFTSAGTVTDFVGSLRVSAMTGVTGAAYQYERDVEQFFRHSPAVVHPD
- a CDS encoding enoyl-CoA hydratase codes for the protein MSLLHTEIADGVATVTLSDPDRRNALTLPMVVEITERFDELEAQASVGAVIITGSAPAFCAGADLSHLSDASGGEAEVGLRAIYEGFLRIGRSPLPTIAAVNGAAVGAGMNLALVCDVRLAATSARFDTRFLNLGLHPGGGHTWMAHRIAGPQTVAATVLFGEILNGAEAERVGLVWKCLPDDELLNYARLMAGRAASVPGELLRRTKATLADVPTITDHPAAVDRELVPQVWSLEQPTFQTRVAALQAKISSN
- a CDS encoding N-acetyltransferase — encoded protein: MSTLISRRVVLRPLVREDFPAWSEVRQRNCDWLVKWEPASLAGAPDPVRDRAAFAARCGARDRERQLGTSHGFGLFVDGFFAGELNLSIVQRGPFQSAYLGYWIDQARAGQGYMPEALVLLCQHAFEQLNLHRIQISIIPRNLASRRVTEKLEIRDEGVALRYLEINGIWEDHIRFAITSEEWVDRRDALAATWID
- a CDS encoding exopolyphosphatase, whose product is MTITRLGQGVGRNGRLDPAAMERTVASLRDYRGIMDAHGVETLRVVATSAVRDAANAEDFVAAAAAVGMPVEVLSGAEEGALAFAGSTADLDLAEGPFLVVDIGGGSTECMVGSRTLDAVRSFDLGCVRLTEKHFTTDPPAPEELSNAIAEASDFFDDLIREVPPATAARKVVGLAGTITTVAAVEIGLAQWDRDALHHFVLTRAAAEDVFRTLATEAPKDRVHNPGLDRERADVIVGGCCILVAFMRTLGIDELSVSVADILDGLVASIVSDTAGSGA
- a CDS encoding DUF501 domain-containing protein codes for the protein MTADAADRAAVEALLGRPVQGAFVVVVRHDDGSPVVLQNAPLLHDGTPMPTRYWLVGEPERTRVSRLEAAGGVNRAEAEIDPAILVVAHARYAAERDAAVPPGHTGHRPRGGVGGTRVGVKCLHAHYAWHLAGGDDPVGQWVEEHLLQAT